In Flavivirga abyssicola, the following are encoded in one genomic region:
- a CDS encoding SusC/RagA family TonB-linked outer membrane protein, whose amino-acid sequence MKYRLAFFLSCFIFLGQALGAQNIKVSGKVTDEKGEPLIGATIVSTDMGHGVKGAVADFDGGYVIEINPKGKLTFSYLGYISQEIAVNGQTEINVALLPDLESLDEVVVLGYTKTKKKNIISAVATVSGGDLLDTGLTNMSQAIQDRLPGVYTEIPSGQPGADDAQITIRGVSTFDDGDGANSPLILIDGIEATGGFSQLDPGEIASISVLKDAASTAVYGVRGANGVIIITTNRGREGAPKITVGAGVTAKVISDIPQKLSSYDVLTLGQEAIKNAGDYNNLRPQRYIDTFLDPNRNIYAYPDVDWYDALVKDIGWESNARVNVSGGTKFVKYFSALSINHIGDILKTEDFNGYYDPEFTYDKINFRTNLDFEISESTKLSVDISGRSDIRKTPDVETDRNEFSNLFKFLDQAPPYVFPTYYPAEFLNEFPDPLSPYPPSIRLASANAEGPSLNNPYTDLNYKGMRKFRRDVVDFQLNLNQKLDFITTGLSVSGKFNYSTAFLYRKVERYRPHLWLYDVIQGEWRTQSSQSYNSTNPLFHSTGGEDFREVKRNIYYEFKLDYQRSFGDHNIAATGVFNRRENEINVSSLAAYGEDWAGILSYNYNGKYLLKLTAAYNGTEAYAPGKRYGFFPGGSVGWDIAKEKFIKDNISWLNTLKVRYNYGEGGVSNSERFLYLGGYESIDQKFGYARFGFPFQDEIPRTIESEIPSPNATWETAIKQNLGFDIKLFDYELTLGIDLYKERREGILIRLPLPSYYQPSVGSGKDAYKVGAAKVNLGQAKNHGIEFQANYRHLTPGGLTYSVGGHFTLADSRIIYAGDEVTRPYYQKQEGKPIGWLKGLQSNGYINTFEEAINSPVFNSIKRFPGHYAYADFDGDGVIEGGSDGEDNIPLKGTNQPEVVYAFNGSLNYKGFNLSVRFFGKEGVSYASSNLLPNFNITLLEGKTVHLDRWSPENQNAAFPAFGYTAPSQGGYNSRSNVTTVESSYLKLQNVSLGYNLESEFLKKALKIQAMRFSLSGQNLYTWSSVPFGDPEGGNGLSGGFGQYPLVKRFIFGVNIDF is encoded by the coding sequence AAAGGAGCCGTAGCAGATTTTGATGGAGGTTATGTCATAGAAATAAATCCTAAGGGTAAATTAACCTTTTCATATTTAGGCTATATATCCCAAGAAATAGCTGTTAATGGTCAAACAGAAATTAATGTGGCATTATTACCAGATTTAGAATCTCTAGATGAAGTTGTAGTATTAGGATATACTAAAACCAAAAAGAAGAATATTATTAGTGCTGTAGCTACTGTTTCGGGTGGAGATTTACTAGACACGGGACTTACTAATATGAGTCAGGCCATTCAAGACCGATTGCCCGGTGTTTATACAGAAATTCCTTCGGGACAACCTGGAGCCGACGATGCTCAAATTACAATACGAGGCGTATCGACGTTTGATGATGGAGATGGGGCTAATTCACCCCTTATATTAATTGATGGTATTGAGGCTACTGGCGGATTTTCTCAGTTAGATCCTGGTGAAATAGCATCGATATCTGTTTTAAAAGATGCAGCTTCAACAGCTGTGTACGGTGTTCGTGGAGCTAACGGGGTAATCATTATTACAACAAATAGAGGTCGAGAAGGAGCACCAAAAATAACCGTAGGAGCTGGTGTTACCGCAAAGGTTATCTCTGATATCCCACAAAAATTATCATCATATGATGTTTTAACTTTAGGACAAGAAGCTATAAAAAATGCTGGAGATTATAATAATTTGAGGCCACAACGTTATATAGACACGTTTTTAGATCCAAACAGGAACATTTATGCTTATCCTGATGTTGATTGGTATGATGCTCTGGTAAAGGACATTGGTTGGGAGTCTAATGCTAGAGTGAATGTTTCTGGTGGAACCAAATTTGTGAAATATTTTAGTGCGCTAAGTATTAATCACATAGGGGATATTTTAAAGACAGAGGATTTTAATGGCTATTATGATCCCGAGTTTACTTATGATAAGATTAATTTCAGAACGAATCTGGATTTCGAAATTAGTGAATCAACAAAATTATCTGTAGACATCTCCGGGCGTTCTGATATTAGAAAAACCCCAGACGTAGAAACAGATAGAAACGAATTTAGTAACTTATTTAAATTCCTTGATCAAGCACCTCCATATGTTTTTCCTACATATTATCCTGCGGAGTTTTTAAATGAATTTCCAGACCCTTTGTCTCCTTACCCTCCCAGTATACGTTTAGCGTCTGCTAATGCAGAAGGGCCATCTCTGAATAACCCTTATACAGACCTTAATTACAAGGGGATGAGAAAATTTAGGAGAGATGTTGTAGATTTTCAATTAAACTTAAACCAGAAGCTTGATTTTATTACAACCGGTTTAAGTGTGTCAGGAAAATTTAATTACAGTACAGCGTTTTTATATAGAAAAGTTGAGAGATACAGACCACATTTATGGTTATATGATGTTATTCAGGGAGAATGGAGAACACAATCATCACAATCATATAATTCAACTAATCCGTTATTTCATAGCACAGGTGGTGAAGATTTTAGGGAGGTTAAAAGGAATATATATTATGAGTTTAAACTGGATTACCAACGTAGCTTTGGAGATCATAATATTGCTGCTACTGGTGTTTTTAATCGTAGAGAAAACGAAATTAATGTATCAAGCCTAGCTGCTTATGGCGAAGATTGGGCAGGTATACTATCGTATAATTATAATGGTAAATATTTATTAAAGTTAACAGCAGCTTATAATGGAACGGAAGCCTATGCACCTGGTAAGCGCTATGGGTTTTTTCCAGGAGGTTCTGTTGGCTGGGATATTGCTAAAGAAAAATTTATTAAAGATAATATCTCTTGGTTAAATACTTTGAAAGTAAGATATAATTATGGCGAAGGTGGAGTAAGTAATAGTGAACGCTTCCTTTATTTAGGAGGTTATGAAAGTATTGATCAGAAATTTGGATATGCACGATTCGGGTTTCCATTTCAAGACGAAATACCAAGAACAATTGAAAGTGAAATACCGAGTCCTAACGCTACCTGGGAAACAGCTATCAAACAAAATTTAGGGTTTGATATAAAGTTGTTTGATTACGAACTCACTTTGGGGATTGATTTATATAAAGAAAGACGTGAAGGTATTTTAATTAGGCTCCCACTTCCTTCTTATTATCAACCATCTGTTGGTAGTGGCAAAGATGCTTATAAAGTAGGCGCAGCCAAGGTGAATTTAGGGCAAGCTAAAAATCATGGTATTGAGTTTCAGGCTAATTACAGACATCTTACCCCTGGTGGTTTAACGTATTCTGTCGGAGGTCATTTTACACTGGCAGACAGCCGTATCATATATGCTGGAGATGAGGTGACTAGGCCCTATTATCAGAAACAAGAGGGCAAACCTATAGGCTGGTTGAAAGGGCTCCAAAGTAATGGTTATATCAATACTTTTGAAGAAGCTATTAATAGTCCTGTATTTAATAGTATAAAAAGATTTCCTGGGCATTATGCCTATGCCGATTTTGATGGTGATGGTGTAATTGAAGGAGGATCCGATGGAGAAGACAATATACCCCTTAAAGGTACTAACCAACCAGAGGTTGTTTATGCTTTTAATGGTTCGCTTAATTATAAAGGATTCAACTTAAGTGTACGATTTTTTGGTAAAGAAGGTGTGTCATACGCTTCGAGTAATTTACTTCCTAATTTCAACATAACCTTATTAGAAGGAAAAACGGTACATCTGGATAGATGGAGTCCAGAAAACCAAAATGCAGCATTTCCTGCTTTTGGCTATACAGCACCATCACAAGGGGGGTATAATTCAAGAAGTAATGTAACAACTGTAGAGTCTTCATATTTAAAACTTCAGAATGTTAGTTTAGGTTACAATCTAGAATCTGAATTCTTAAAAAAAGCACTAAAAATTCAAGCTATGAGATTTAGTCTGTCCGGGCAAAATTTATATACATGGTCATCGGTACCTTTTGGTGATCCGGAAGGGGGTAATGGTCTTTCAGGTGGATTTGGCCAATATCCTTTAGTTAAGCGATTTATTTTTGGTGTAAATATTGATTTTTAA
- a CDS encoding RagB/SusD family nutrient uptake outer membrane protein, whose protein sequence is MSYKNKILLFLSIAFFVSCEDYLDRTEDGAEFATEDEVWRDRNKINSFAYRLYDNMEWMFETRYDGQNRTEGGTGKNYGSVEVFSGDVLFLRPLKVNDWVLKGDYISASLNEKFANPDFYVCWFDNWETILVANSILDRIDEVTTDIMPQEEIDLVKGEALLFRAMAYHELHKRWGPMPYIKTRIFPDTELNLPRPTNRELIADIIADCDAAIAVLPEVGYLFHPKYMGRVGKAAAMGLKSKAITTAASPNYTAGNQKDNELWEMAAAAAWDLIEIAQNSDKVGLFQGDYSHIFHTEPGTIEGVWPRYMVKGIPDVATLRYPQSHTWAWQNIRGAGGFAPTQEMVDRFETADGWPIDHPNSNYNPQDPYTNRDPRFYKDILYHGAPWAKVSENDLIDMRTEPTLGADRASINGGDNFNSKTGYLVRKLMPPNFNNIAYRREVFCNAPYIRMAEIYLNYAEAVNEAYGPNASAPEASLSAVDALNAIRNRVGQVNVRPEFTTDAATFRDVVRNEFRVELAFEYHSWFDMMRWRTAHIELNGVDFHGVRVIEDLSQPTEFRYEKYPIRQGRVFEERQYRYPIRERDRQVYEMPNLTQNPGW, encoded by the coding sequence ATGAGTTATAAAAACAAAATATTACTTTTTTTATCTATAGCTTTCTTCGTGAGTTGTGAAGACTATTTAGATAGAACAGAAGACGGGGCTGAATTTGCTACGGAAGATGAAGTTTGGAGAGACAGGAACAAAATTAACAGTTTTGCTTATAGGTTGTATGATAATATGGAATGGATGTTTGAGACCAGATATGATGGTCAAAACAGAACAGAAGGAGGTACAGGAAAAAACTATGGTAGTGTAGAGGTTTTTAGTGGAGATGTTCTTTTTCTCAGACCTTTGAAAGTAAATGATTGGGTTCTTAAAGGAGACTATATAAGTGCAAGTTTAAATGAAAAGTTTGCTAATCCAGATTTTTATGTTTGTTGGTTTGATAACTGGGAAACTATACTGGTTGCAAACAGTATTTTGGATAGAATAGATGAAGTAACAACAGATATTATGCCTCAAGAGGAAATAGATCTGGTAAAAGGGGAAGCCCTTTTATTTAGAGCGATGGCTTACCACGAACTTCATAAACGTTGGGGTCCTATGCCATATATTAAAACCAGAATTTTTCCGGATACGGAATTAAATTTACCTAGACCAACAAACCGTGAATTAATAGCAGATATTATTGCAGATTGTGATGCGGCTATTGCTGTTTTACCAGAAGTTGGTTACCTTTTTCATCCTAAATATATGGGACGTGTAGGAAAAGCAGCAGCTATGGGGTTAAAATCCAAAGCAATTACTACTGCAGCGAGTCCTAATTATACAGCCGGTAATCAAAAAGATAATGAATTATGGGAGATGGCTGCTGCAGCAGCATGGGATTTAATAGAAATAGCCCAAAATTCTGATAAGGTTGGACTGTTCCAAGGTGATTATAGTCATATATTCCATACAGAGCCAGGTACCATTGAAGGAGTTTGGCCCAGATATATGGTAAAAGGGATACCAGATGTTGCAACTTTACGTTACCCACAGAGTCATACATGGGCATGGCAAAATATTAGGGGAGCTGGTGGTTTTGCTCCTACGCAGGAAATGGTAGATAGATTTGAAACTGCAGATGGTTGGCCTATAGACCACCCTAATTCAAATTACAATCCGCAAGATCCTTATACGAACAGAGACCCTCGTTTTTATAAAGATATATTGTACCATGGAGCACCATGGGCAAAAGTTTCAGAAAATGATCTTATAGACATGAGGACTGAACCAACTTTAGGAGCCGATCGGGCATCAATAAATGGAGGCGATAATTTTAATTCAAAGACAGGGTATTTAGTAAGAAAATTAATGCCTCCTAACTTTAATAATATTGCTTACAGAAGAGAAGTATTTTGTAATGCCCCTTATATAAGAATGGCCGAAATATATTTGAATTATGCAGAGGCTGTTAATGAAGCTTACGGTCCTAATGCATCAGCTCCAGAAGCATCTTTATCAGCAGTTGATGCTTTAAATGCTATTCGTAACAGAGTAGGACAGGTAAATGTGAGACCGGAATTTACAACCGATGCTGCAACTTTTCGAGATGTTGTTAGAAATGAATTTAGAGTAGAACTTGCTTTTGAATACCATTCATGGTTTGATATGATGCGTTGGAGAACAGCTCATATAGAATTAAATGGAGTCGATTTTCATGGTGTAAGAGTTATAGAAGATTTATCTCAACCAACTGAGTTTCGTTATGAAAAATATCCAATAAGACAAGGTCGGGTATTTGAGGAAAGACAGTACAGATATCCAATAAGAGAGAGAGATAGACAAGTTTATGAAATGCCAAATTTAACCCAAAACCCTGGTTGGTAA
- a CDS encoding SusC/RagA family TonB-linked outer membrane protein, producing MLTINDFTMIKTKILYIVLAGVFSMISLKVKAQEEEIDNLNKVSATITNKSGDQLSDVYIKASKSRNTTITDKSGFFSLSVQDEDILIISRLGYENKLVYITEGALENETIVLKQWGVIKPEEAINISLGSLPFERITGSVERITGEELNDFPTAFTQEALAGRLSGLKSTYDNASPVSESFRNSIRNQEDIQIYVDGIPSSLVLTPAEVDDVVIAKDYGSSFMYGTLGASGAMLVNTKKGLPGGRSFRFRSRTGVRTSAFLPNTMNAQEYARNYNIALSNDGFSPIYTQNDISDYTTGANPVRNPNNNYYEDLIGGFSTYKHITGDFSGGNEGVQYFSHLGVYSTDGIEKVGDGRKLSRFRLNNNVRIKLGDAGIVNVGIGGSFNTTKEPRLNANEAFATMYSYPANALPYKINDSIYAITPEYGTNLLTDLAHGPIIEDTRRDAFARIGLDLNLDELIKGLTFKGLIGTYTLNVLSKQLQTRTANGNTELLYLVDRAEPVFTLNNDGTYTTTFRKFKAREPDNIWERYRDQVDRSQFINVNLHYNRDFNKNHKVIADLIFTNQKVTGSGLDQNLIFRNLGLRVNYLINQKYVLEGKLMNTPIRQLSKDERKTINYDAGIAWLLHKENFLNGSSWLNFLKLRANFGVQSRPVTQFFISENLYVDGPGATFGIVGASGGVGGQVRAFTAPDELLTPKQEYLSAGLDFQMFKSKINGQINYFNIRNYDQIIAPENLYALIPGQYVPLDNYGDSKFRGIDASISYNGKIGENLSFRIGVNAMYGDNHITASDNVNYPEQYRNINGNSESRILGLKAEGIFQNEAEIANAVPQLFGEVKPGDIKYKDFNNDGVVDEKDIHEIGNAPRMSYGINYMMQYKSWSLSIHGDGVLGGSYIEELHWNTGTNDYTTTLAKSWPVSNSLPRLTTLNNENNYRNSSFWLENADYFNLRSIMIAYTLPKALLNNLGVKEFTFSGSVKNPFVISYSKDRFMPSKEHGYTLHPVLKAFELGIQVSF from the coding sequence ATGTTAACAATTAATGATTTTACAATGATAAAAACGAAAATATTATATATAGTATTGGCAGGTGTTTTCTCTATGATATCTTTAAAGGTTAAAGCTCAAGAAGAAGAAATAGATAATTTAAATAAGGTATCTGCAACAATAACCAATAAATCTGGAGATCAATTGAGTGATGTGTATATTAAGGCATCTAAATCCAGAAATACAACGATTACCGATAAAAGCGGATTTTTTAGCTTAAGCGTTCAAGACGAAGATATTCTTATTATATCTCGCTTAGGTTATGAAAATAAGCTTGTTTACATAACAGAAGGCGCTCTGGAAAATGAAACCATTGTTTTAAAACAATGGGGGGTCATAAAACCAGAAGAAGCCATTAATATATCTTTAGGAAGTTTACCTTTCGAGAGAATTACAGGATCGGTCGAGCGTATAACTGGAGAGGAATTAAATGATTTCCCAACAGCTTTTACCCAAGAAGCTTTAGCTGGTAGGTTATCTGGTTTAAAGAGTACATATGATAATGCATCTCCGGTTTCAGAAAGTTTTAGAAATAGCATTCGTAATCAAGAAGATATTCAAATTTATGTTGATGGAATTCCATCATCTTTAGTTTTGACACCTGCTGAGGTTGATGATGTTGTTATAGCTAAAGATTATGGTTCTTCTTTTATGTATGGTACATTAGGTGCATCAGGAGCCATGCTTGTAAACACTAAAAAAGGACTGCCAGGTGGACGCTCATTCAGGTTTAGATCCAGAACAGGTGTCAGAACTTCGGCTTTTTTACCTAATACTATGAATGCACAAGAGTATGCAAGAAACTATAATATAGCATTAAGTAATGATGGTTTTTCTCCAATTTATACACAAAATGATATTAGTGATTATACTACTGGAGCTAATCCGGTAAGAAACCCTAATAATAATTATTATGAAGATTTGATAGGTGGTTTTTCTACGTATAAGCATATTACAGGGGATTTTTCAGGGGGTAATGAAGGTGTCCAGTACTTTTCTCATCTTGGGGTTTATAGTACAGACGGTATTGAAAAAGTTGGTGATGGTAGAAAACTATCAAGATTTAGGTTAAATAACAATGTACGAATTAAATTAGGTGATGCAGGAATAGTTAATGTTGGTATAGGTGGAAGTTTTAATACAACAAAAGAACCAAGACTAAATGCTAATGAGGCATTTGCTACTATGTACAGTTATCCTGCCAATGCGTTGCCTTATAAGATTAATGATAGTATTTATGCCATCACACCAGAATATGGGACCAACTTACTTACAGATTTGGCACATGGTCCCATTATAGAAGATACTAGAAGAGATGCTTTTGCCCGCATAGGTCTAGATTTAAATTTAGACGAATTAATTAAAGGCTTAACATTTAAAGGCTTGATAGGTACGTATACGTTAAATGTATTGTCTAAGCAATTACAAACCCGTACCGCAAACGGTAATACAGAATTATTATACCTTGTAGATAGAGCAGAACCTGTATTTACATTAAATAATGATGGAACCTATACAACTACTTTTAGAAAATTTAAAGCAAGAGAACCAGATAACATATGGGAAAGATATAGAGACCAGGTTGATAGGAGTCAGTTTATTAACGTTAATTTACATTATAATAGGGATTTTAATAAAAATCATAAGGTTATAGCAGATTTAATTTTTACGAACCAAAAAGTAACAGGAAGTGGGTTAGATCAGAATTTAATCTTTAGAAATCTAGGGCTCAGGGTAAATTATTTGATTAACCAGAAATATGTACTGGAAGGAAAGCTTATGAACACCCCTATTCGTCAATTATCTAAAGACGAAAGAAAAACAATAAATTATGATGCAGGGATCGCTTGGTTGTTGCATAAAGAAAATTTTCTTAACGGATCATCTTGGTTAAATTTTTTAAAGCTAAGAGCTAATTTTGGAGTACAATCAAGACCTGTGACTCAATTCTTTATTTCTGAAAACTTATACGTTGATGGTCCAGGTGCAACTTTTGGAATTGTAGGAGCTTCTGGTGGTGTTGGTGGTCAAGTTAGAGCATTTACGGCTCCAGACGAATTATTAACACCAAAGCAAGAGTATTTAAGTGCCGGTTTAGATTTCCAGATGTTTAAATCTAAAATAAATGGGCAGATAAATTATTTTAATATTCGTAACTATGATCAGATAATAGCACCGGAAAATTTATATGCGCTTATACCAGGTCAATATGTTCCTTTAGATAATTATGGAGATTCCAAGTTTAGAGGTATAGATGCCAGTATATCATACAATGGTAAAATTGGTGAGAATCTTTCATTTAGAATAGGTGTTAACGCCATGTATGGAGATAATCATATCACAGCATCAGACAATGTAAATTACCCAGAGCAGTATAGAAATATTAATGGGAATAGTGAAAGTCGTATTCTAGGTCTTAAAGCAGAAGGCATTTTTCAAAATGAAGCTGAAATAGCGAATGCCGTTCCTCAGCTTTTTGGTGAAGTAAAACCTGGTGATATAAAATATAAAGATTTTAATAATGATGGTGTGGTTGATGAGAAGGATATTCATGAAATAGGTAATGCTCCAAGAATGTCATATGGTATAAACTATATGATGCAATATAAAAGTTGGAGCTTGAGTATTCATGGAGACGGTGTTCTTGGAGGTAGCTATATTGAAGAACTACACTGGAATACAGGGACAAACGATTACACGACAACATTGGCAAAAAGCTGGCCGGTTAGTAATAGTTTGCCAAGATTAACAACATTGAATAACGAAAATAACTATAGAAATTCGTCGTTCTGGTTAGAAAATGCTGACTATTTTAATTTAAGAAGCATTATGATAGCTTATACCTTACCAAAAGCTTTATTAAATAATCTAGGTGTTAAGGAGTTTACCTTTTCTGGATCTGTCAAAAATCCTTTTGTAATATCTTATAGTAAGGATAGGTTTATGCCAAGTAAAGAACATGGATATACCTTACATCCAGTATTGAAAGCCTTTGAACTGGGGATACAAGTATCATTTTAA
- a CDS encoding RagB/SusD family nutrient uptake outer membrane protein translates to MKKYILLFLMIASILNTGCSESEFDQIIPSPDLSSDEVLNDIRRAGGLINPVYGGVRSTPRISLEYFTNNAVEFNGAKRAAVSGATAENSPVSGEWNLAIDNIFRINEFFKYVKDIKFDALDEERSEGLKKRTRGEAFGLRAYYKWLLLKNFAGPSATDGTMLGFPIIDDLLTINEANSVPRSTYLESYNSIKKDLDSAYKYIEVFRYEGDADVVAGAVNTSRITREAIWALRARLDLFAASPAYEQIPWEQAAQTAYDAIIAIDGGVLKPLSPYGNFDETDNKDHLWRKGFSSNGNLERAHYPPSMFGNGNANPSQNLVDAFADKNGFPITHPNSIYNAIYPYEDREGRFERFVFYNGQNDYRNVYIEVFDGGKDANGSIKKQATRTGYYLKKYLSENVNFDPDQTTGSSKANKMYPIFTRAGLYLDFAEAAVEAYGVNGSNGSMAFTAKDALVEIRTRAGINNDLYIDIADDLLDTYIDLIRNERRVEFAFEGEYYYDVRRWKLPLELLTEPVKGVEVTRLGEDSFTYEEKQVESRNFSERMYYNPIPRNQVLSSNALIQNAGWQ, encoded by the coding sequence ATGAAGAAATATATATTACTTTTTTTAATGATAGCTTCGATTTTGAATACTGGGTGTTCAGAAAGCGAGTTTGATCAGATTATTCCCAGTCCTGATTTATCATCCGATGAGGTTCTAAATGATATAAGACGTGCAGGGGGGCTTATAAACCCAGTGTATGGAGGCGTGAGAAGTACACCTCGAATTTCTTTAGAGTACTTTACAAATAACGCTGTAGAATTTAATGGAGCAAAAAGAGCTGCGGTGTCTGGTGCTACGGCAGAAAATTCGCCAGTAAGTGGTGAATGGAATTTAGCTATCGACAATATTTTCAGGATTAATGAATTTTTTAAATATGTAAAAGATATAAAATTTGATGCCCTTGACGAAGAGCGTTCAGAAGGGCTAAAGAAAAGAACAAGAGGAGAAGCTTTTGGCTTAAGAGCATATTATAAATGGCTACTACTTAAGAATTTTGCAGGCCCTTCAGCAACAGATGGTACAATGCTTGGATTTCCAATAATAGATGATTTATTAACCATAAATGAGGCTAATAGTGTACCAAGAAGCACATATCTGGAGAGTTATAACAGTATAAAAAAAGATTTAGATAGCGCTTATAAGTATATTGAAGTATTTCGTTACGAAGGTGATGCTGATGTAGTGGCTGGTGCTGTGAATACCAGTAGGATTACCAGGGAGGCAATTTGGGCTTTACGTGCAAGATTAGATCTTTTTGCTGCAAGTCCAGCTTATGAACAGATTCCTTGGGAACAAGCGGCTCAAACCGCTTACGATGCTATAATTGCTATTGATGGAGGTGTTTTAAAACCACTTAGTCCTTATGGGAATTTTGATGAAACTGACAATAAAGATCATTTATGGAGAAAAGGGTTTAGTTCTAATGGAAACTTAGAACGTGCTCATTATCCACCATCTATGTTTGGTAATGGTAATGCTAATCCAAGTCAGAATTTAGTGGATGCTTTTGCTGATAAAAATGGATTTCCAATTACACATCCTAACTCTATTTATAATGCGATTTATCCTTATGAAGATAGAGAAGGACGTTTTGAGCGTTTTGTTTTCTATAACGGGCAAAATGACTATAGGAATGTTTATATTGAAGTTTTTGATGGAGGCAAAGATGCTAACGGCTCAATAAAAAAACAAGCCACTCGAACAGGATATTATCTAAAAAAATATTTGAGTGAAAATGTTAATTTTGATCCTGATCAGACTACAGGATCTAGTAAGGCTAATAAAATGTATCCTATTTTTACAAGAGCAGGATTATACTTGGATTTTGCAGAAGCGGCAGTAGAAGCTTATGGCGTTAATGGTAGTAATGGGAGTATGGCTTTTACAGCCAAAGATGCTCTTGTAGAAATACGAACAAGAGCAGGTATAAATAATGATTTGTATATAGATATTGCTGACGATCTTTTAGATACCTATATAGACTTAATTAGAAATGAAAGACGTGTAGAGTTTGCCTTTGAAGGTGAATATTATTATGATGTAAGACGATGGAAATTACCATTAGAACTGCTTACAGAACCAGTTAAAGGAGTTGAGGTTACAAGGCTAGGAGAAGATTCTTTTACATACGAAGAAAAACAAGTAGAGTCCAGAAATTTTTCAGAGCGTATGTATTACAATCCTATACCAAGAAACCAAGTGTTATCTTCTAATGCTCTTATCCAAAATGCGGGATGGCAATAG
- a CDS encoding BT_3987 domain-containing protein: protein MKYRNCLIVCLLLLSIIVSCERYDDYEVDSIGFKTVYFPFSELERSAVSGEGLEIKIGAYIGGVRENTIDEEVTFEIDETLLDGTSYTILPSDYYTLGSPDKITIPKGEYLGLLPVKFDSLKMANDMLLKDFNYAIPLKIVSTTTDSILDGKGETIIPIKLMNTYEGNFYQVGSLKEFFTVTKVLDTAYVYGDNLDGPSTPIRELSSIMMDTVSVNGVANRSGDDFSMKLKVNPIDNSVTIIADPSSTYQVEENGFSLWDPVKRKFTLKYKYSDGGKDFEVEETLTFRNRIRDGINEWRWEGFPGN, encoded by the coding sequence ATGAAATATAGAAATTGTTTAATTGTTTGTTTATTGTTGCTTTCAATAATCGTATCATGTGAACGGTATGATGATTATGAAGTAGATTCAATAGGTTTTAAAACAGTGTATTTCCCATTCTCTGAATTAGAAAGATCGGCTGTTTCTGGTGAAGGACTTGAAATTAAAATCGGTGCTTACATTGGAGGTGTTAGAGAAAATACCATCGATGAAGAGGTTACGTTTGAAATTGATGAAACGTTATTAGATGGCACATCTTATACCATATTGCCAAGTGATTATTATACATTAGGGAGCCCAGATAAAATAACCATACCCAAAGGAGAATATTTAGGGTTATTGCCTGTAAAGTTTGATTCTTTAAAAATGGCAAATGATATGCTCTTAAAAGATTTTAACTATGCTATTCCTTTAAAAATAGTTTCAACAACTACGGATTCTATTTTAGATGGAAAAGGAGAAACTATAATACCAATAAAACTAATGAATACGTATGAGGGTAATTTTTACCAAGTGGGTAGTTTAAAAGAATTCTTTACTGTTACTAAGGTGTTGGATACGGCTTATGTATATGGAGATAATTTAGATGGCCCCAGTACACCCATACGAGAATTAAGCTCCATTATGATGGATACGGTAAGTGTTAATGGTGTAGCTAATCGTTCGGGAGATGATTTTTCTATGAAACTTAAAGTAAATCCAATTGATAATTCAGTAACTATTATTGCAGATCCTTCATCTACGTATCAAGTCGAGGAAAACGGTTTCAGTTTATGGGATCCTGTTAAGAGAAAGTTTACTTTAAAGTATAAATATAGTGATGGAGGGAAAGATTTTGAAGTAGAAGAAACCCTTACATTCCGTAATAGAATCCGAGATGGTATTAACGAATGGCGTTGGGAAGGATTTCCAGGCAATTAA